One Candidatus Abyssobacteria bacterium SURF_5 DNA segment encodes these proteins:
- the larA gene encoding nickel-dependent lactate racemase: protein MDARTLHLAYGRTAFEAIASRGEIPQKLSPCFPKPARDIRHLVQQSLLRPIDSVPVKNLVSAGERAVIIISDSTRASASDVILPILVEQLNSAGIPDDNIDIVVALGIHRPQTEEEKRTLTGRSIFDRIRVFNHDAYDSKNLVSIGTTSRGTPVSISRIVAEADRIITVGSVVPHYFAGFGGGRKSIMPGICSHEANLRSHFLVFDKVRGRNPSAKTAQLAGNPVHEDMLEAAEMIAPDFTINSVLTPEKELCAVFAGELVRAHQEACASYLQHFSTVVSTAGDLTIVDCGGHPKDINFIQAHKAIQSAYSITRRGGWMIVLAECPEGFGYPGFVDWFRYNSIGEFERALRRNYEIYGQTAYAMYEKATSVNIVLVSDLAPQLVERMSMHAAPTFDEAYALAAGNLGEDFTTYVIPASSASLFHTRAEHEEAVISVKRYRNGNGEKNVS, encoded by the coding sequence ATGGACGCACGTACCCTTCATCTGGCATATGGGCGAACAGCGTTTGAGGCGATCGCCAGCCGCGGGGAGATTCCCCAAAAACTGTCCCCGTGTTTCCCGAAACCGGCAAGAGACATTCGACACCTCGTGCAGCAAAGTCTGTTGCGCCCGATTGATTCAGTCCCGGTAAAGAACCTGGTTTCTGCCGGAGAGAGAGCCGTCATAATAATTTCCGACAGCACGCGCGCGAGCGCCAGCGACGTGATCCTGCCGATTCTGGTGGAACAGTTGAATTCCGCAGGCATACCGGATGATAACATAGATATTGTTGTGGCTCTGGGGATACATCGGCCTCAGACGGAAGAGGAAAAGCGGACGCTGACTGGCCGTTCCATCTTCGACAGAATCAGAGTTTTCAATCATGATGCATATGATTCTAAAAATCTGGTCTCGATCGGAACGACTTCCCGAGGGACACCGGTCTCGATAAGCAGGATTGTCGCAGAGGCGGACAGGATTATCACGGTCGGCTCGGTTGTTCCCCATTATTTCGCCGGTTTCGGCGGAGGCCGAAAAAGCATTATGCCAGGCATCTGTTCGCATGAGGCGAACCTGCGCAGTCATTTTCTCGTATTCGATAAAGTCCGCGGCAGGAATCCGAGCGCAAAAACAGCCCAGCTGGCAGGGAATCCGGTTCACGAAGATATGCTGGAGGCGGCGGAAATGATTGCGCCCGATTTCACTATTAATTCAGTGTTGACGCCGGAAAAGGAACTGTGCGCAGTGTTTGCCGGCGAGCTCGTGAGGGCTCATCAGGAAGCCTGTGCTTCTTACCTGCAACATTTCAGCACAGTCGTGAGCACGGCCGGCGACCTTACAATCGTTGATTGCGGCGGCCATCCGAAAGACATCAATTTCATCCAGGCCCACAAGGCGATTCAAAGCGCATATTCGATCACGAGGCGCGGCGGGTGGATGATAGTCCTGGCCGAATGCCCCGAGGGCTTCGGCTATCCGGGCTTCGTTGACTGGTTCAGGTATAATAGTATAGGGGAATTTGAGCGTGCCCTGCGGCGTAATTATGAAATCTACGGCCAGACCGCCTATGCGATGTACGAGAAAGCGACGTCGGTCAATATTGTTCTTGTTTCTGATCTTGCACCGCAGTTGGTCGAGCGCATGAGCATGCATGCCGCCCCCACGTTCGACGAGGCATATGCTCTTGCAGCCGGGAATTTAGGTGAGGATTTCACCACATACGTTATTCCCGCCTCGTCGGCTTCTCTTTTTCATACAAGAGCGGAGCACGAAGAGGCGGTGATCTCGGTGAAACGGTACAGGAATGGGAATGGAGAAAAAAACGTTTCATAG
- a CDS encoding MFS transporter, whose product MPVSGNTGTVFGESPRGWRSPQTLFAHMPDEGYVRPSPAKKKQETTAISLVVDIASLIIKFHVYLHYIFYQEECQRFCNSLSVFSTRRLERRYFAIDALLWRLYDNRTCFLFKGGIFPVKYMNKVFYGWFVVAACFVILFSLHGVIINTFGVFVKPVSEGMGWGRGEFSMALAAGALAMAFGAPFVGRMIDRFGAPKTMLSGCLCCGLGMVVLCWATMIWHFYLLFILIGLGLSAATTIPVSLVIANWFNQKRGIAMGTAFMGTSAGGMIMNPINALLLQKFGWRDSYLILGIVVMLSSIPLVLFIIRTRPSEMNLLPDGKPSHAASDQPLTGHTLKQAIGTASFWFIAANMLLTTGMANSIGVHCIPFLTDVGHSPLFAATAYGLSMGFMTLGKVASGFCADRWGARQTFTFSAVMTAIGIGILLFASPVWVVLLFVFVFGFPQGAPLTLTPLVTADCHGLRSFGSIFGLATLFSILGAAIGPVIVGYMYDSSGSYTGGFILLIAMTLLGAYCIHMAKAKEQFEVGAIASGRLDKADVA is encoded by the coding sequence TTGCCGGTTTCGGGAAACACGGGGACAGTTTTTGGGGAATCTCCCCGCGGCTGGCGATCGCCTCAAACGCTGTTCGCCCATATGCCAGATGAAGGGTACGTGCGTCCATCTCCTGCCAAAAAAAAACAAGAGACAACAGCGATATCTCTTGTCGTCGATATTGCTTCTCTAATAATAAAGTTTCACGTGTATCTTCATTATATTTTCTATCAAGAGGAATGTCAACGATTTTGCAATTCCCTTTCCGTTTTCTCGACCCGGCGGCTTGAGCGCCGCTATTTTGCTATTGACGCTTTGCTCTGGCGTCTGTATGATAATCGCACTTGTTTTCTGTTCAAGGGGGGGATCTTTCCTGTGAAATACATGAACAAGGTCTTCTACGGCTGGTTCGTCGTTGCCGCATGTTTCGTGATTCTATTCTCCTTGCACGGCGTAATCATTAACACATTCGGAGTGTTCGTGAAGCCGGTTTCCGAGGGCATGGGCTGGGGTCGCGGCGAATTCAGCATGGCGCTTGCAGCTGGGGCGCTCGCGATGGCCTTTGGGGCTCCTTTTGTGGGGAGAATGATCGACCGCTTCGGAGCGCCGAAGACGATGCTTTCCGGCTGTCTCTGCTGCGGATTGGGAATGGTTGTTCTTTGTTGGGCAACCATGATCTGGCATTTTTATCTGCTGTTCATTCTTATAGGACTTGGACTTTCCGCCGCCACTACTATTCCGGTATCCCTGGTAATCGCCAACTGGTTCAACCAGAAGCGCGGCATCGCAATGGGTACGGCGTTCATGGGAACAAGCGCCGGCGGAATGATAATGAATCCCATAAATGCGCTCCTCTTGCAGAAATTCGGGTGGCGCGATTCCTACCTCATTCTCGGAATCGTTGTGATGCTGTCATCCATCCCGCTCGTCCTGTTTATCATTCGCACGCGCCCGTCTGAGATGAACCTCTTGCCCGACGGCAAGCCCTCCCATGCGGCGTCCGACCAGCCGTTGACAGGACATACGCTCAAGCAGGCGATAGGGACTGCCTCGTTCTGGTTCATTGCCGCCAACATGCTCTTGACTACGGGAATGGCGAATTCCATCGGGGTCCACTGCATTCCTTTTCTTACCGACGTAGGGCATTCTCCTCTCTTCGCGGCGACAGCTTACGGGTTATCGATGGGGTTCATGACGCTTGGCAAGGTAGCCTCCGGCTTTTGCGCCGACCGATGGGGAGCACGACAGACATTCACGTTCAGCGCCGTCATGACCGCTATCGGCATCGGAATCCTACTGTTTGCTTCCCCCGTATGGGTGGTCCTGTTATTCGTCTTTGTTTTCGGATTCCCGCAGGGCGCACCGCTCACGCTCACCCCGCTGGTCACAGCCGACTGTCATGGCCTGCGGAGCTTTGGCTCAATCTTCGGATTGGCGACGTTGTTCTCGATTCTCGGCGCCGCCATTGGGCCGGTGATCGTCGGCTATATGTATGATTCGAGCGGCTCCTACACGGGCGGGTTCATCTTGCTGATCGCGATGACGCTCCTCGGCGCCTATTGCATTCACATGGCGAAAGCAAAGGAACAGTTCGAGGTGGGGGCGATTGCTTCCGGCCGGCTTGATAAGGCGGATGTTGCCTAA
- a CDS encoding S58 family peptidase, protein MERCRARDYGLEFGDLPVGTQNAITDVPGVKVGHCSTWKGDGELHIGHGPIRTGITAIVPAPDDLFTSKVQAAVHFINGFGKSMGLMQIAEVGTIETPILITNTLNVGRVADGLLDYLIRDKGLRAPSINPVVLECNDYFLSDIWGRHLAKAEVVEALESAAGGRVQEGSIGAGTGTAAYGYKGGVGTSSRLISFEKNRFVLGALVVTNMGRKEQLVIKGVPAGKLLQEYDPPRELGGSIIFILATDAPLSVNQLRRLAVRATHGLARTGASSNHTSGDVVVAFSTARRIPAAADQPVITLPELVEQTFIDSFFIAAADAVEEAILNAMFMAETVIGRDGNTLQALPLRKVRELLQARGVIN, encoded by the coding sequence ATGGAAAGATGCCGTGCAAGGGATTATGGTTTGGAATTTGGCGACCTGCCTGTCGGCACACAAAACGCGATTACCGATGTTCCGGGAGTCAAAGTGGGACATTGCTCGACTTGGAAGGGTGACGGCGAATTGCATATTGGGCACGGGCCAATCCGCACCGGCATCACCGCGATTGTTCCGGCGCCGGACGACCTGTTCACTTCTAAAGTGCAGGCGGCTGTTCATTTCATCAACGGGTTCGGTAAGAGCATGGGGTTAATGCAAATTGCCGAAGTCGGCACAATCGAGACACCGATCCTCATAACGAATACTCTGAACGTGGGGAGGGTTGCTGATGGGCTCCTCGATTACCTTATCCGGGACAAGGGGCTGAGGGCACCGTCAATCAATCCAGTGGTGCTCGAATGCAACGATTATTTTCTGAGCGACATATGGGGCCGGCATCTGGCGAAGGCCGAAGTGGTGGAGGCTCTGGAGAGTGCTGCCGGCGGACGCGTTCAGGAAGGTTCTATTGGTGCGGGTACCGGAACAGCGGCTTACGGTTACAAGGGCGGAGTTGGCACTTCGTCGCGGCTGATCTCATTTGAAAAGAACAGATTTGTGCTCGGTGCTTTAGTTGTGACCAACATGGGCAGGAAAGAGCAATTGGTGATAAAGGGTGTGCCGGCGGGAAAGCTGCTCCAGGAGTATGATCCTCCGCGCGAGCTGGGAGGTTCAATCATTTTTATTCTGGCCACCGACGCGCCGCTATCGGTAAACCAACTGCGCCGCCTGGCGGTTCGGGCTACGCATGGGCTCGCCCGGACTGGCGCTTCTTCGAACCACACCAGCGGAGACGTCGTGGTGGCTTTTTCAACGGCACGCCGGATTCCCGCGGCGGCCGATCAACCGGTTATTACTCTTCCTGAGCTGGTCGAACAGACCTTCATCGATTCTTTCTTTATAGCCGCCGCGGATGCGGTCGAGGAAGCAATCCTGAACGCGATGTTCATGGCCGAAACGGTGATAGGCCGCGACGGCAATACTCTCCAAGCGCTCCCGCTCAGGAAGGTGCGCGAATTGCTGCAAGCCCGCGGCGTTATCAATTAG
- a CDS encoding nitroreductase family protein has protein sequence MPEFFDVLYGRRSIRLYKDEPLSRETIEALLIDATQAATASNLQPWEFVIVTDKAFMKKISDSCKRKMLRILEADPDNYLKRYEASLRNLDLNIFYNAPCVIYIVAPRSAPLATFDCSMAAGNLMLSARARGFGSCWIGLGADPDDDVREQLDIPKDYRIVAPIVVGTPDHEPQAPPRKAPAIRKVID, from the coding sequence ATGCCGGAATTTTTTGACGTATTGTATGGGCGCCGGTCGATTCGTTTGTATAAAGATGAGCCGCTGTCGAGAGAGACGATTGAGGCCTTATTAATCGATGCCACCCAGGCGGCCACGGCCAGCAACCTGCAGCCGTGGGAATTTGTCATAGTGACCGATAAAGCTTTCATGAAGAAAATATCGGACAGTTGCAAGCGTAAAATGCTCAGGATTCTCGAGGCCGATCCGGACAACTATCTTAAACGCTACGAAGCGTCCCTGAGAAATCTGGATCTGAATATCTTTTATAATGCGCCGTGCGTAATATACATAGTGGCTCCGCGCTCGGCGCCGCTTGCCACCTTTGATTGCTCGATGGCGGCGGGGAACCTGATGCTTTCGGCCCGCGCGCGCGGTTTCGGAAGCTGCTGGATCGGACTCGGGGCTGATCCGGATGACGATGTGCGGGAACAGCTGGATATTCCAAAAGATTACCGCATTGTTGCTCCAATTGTTGTTGGAACGCCTGATCACGAGCCGCAAGCACCGCCAAGGAAAGCGCCGGCAATCAGAAAAGTCATAGATTAA